From the Cryptomeria japonica chromosome 2, Sugi_1.0, whole genome shotgun sequence genome, one window contains:
- the LOC131038045 gene encoding uncharacterized protein LOC131038045 translates to MPSLSISTNVPLDGVNTSGILSQASKSVAQIIGKPEAYVMVQLKGSVAISFGGTEDPAAYGELVSIGGLSADTNKKLSAAISSILESTLSVPKSRFYIKFYDVKGSNLGYNGSTF, encoded by the exons ATGCCTTCTCTTAGCATTTCAACAAATGTACCTCTGGATGGAGTCAACACATCGGGGATACTTTCACAAGCAAGCAAATCTGTTGCCCAGATAATCGGCAAGCCAGAAGCT TATGTGATGGTGCAGCTGAAAGGATCGGTTGCAATTTCGTTTGGGGGCACTGAGGACCCAGCAGCCTATGGGGAATTGGTGTCCATTGGAGGGCTCAGCGCTGACACAAACAAAAAGCTCAGCGCAGCCATTTCCAGCATTCTCGAATCCACGCTCTCTGTACCAAAGTCCCGATTTTACATCAAATTCTACGATGTCAAG GGGTCCAATCTGGGATATAATGGAAGCACTTTTTGA